A section of the Bacteroidota bacterium genome encodes:
- a CDS encoding nuclear transport factor 2 family protein, with translation MYKTKLISISILFFFITQISFGQKKVSEADTKELEAAEAKMFEAVLKYDPVYWKDNVLNDYITINADGVMQTKEQILADSSRKNLFAGVSYKLFDRKIRLYGNVAIINGRSQYLMGDKILGEVYHTEIWIKEKGKWMFDGWQGTYTKGTQTTFKPQ, from the coding sequence ATGTACAAGACAAAACTGATTTCAATTTCTATTCTCTTTTTCTTTATCACTCAAATTTCATTTGGGCAAAAGAAAGTTTCAGAGGCTGATACCAAAGAACTGGAAGCAGCCGAAGCAAAAATGTTCGAAGCCGTCCTAAAGTATGACCCCGTTTACTGGAAGGATAATGTGCTAAACGATTACATAACTATCAATGCTGACGGTGTTATGCAAACAAAAGAACAAATCTTGGCCGACTCATCCAGAAAAAATTTGTTTGCAGGTGTGAGCTATAAATTATTTGACAGAAAAATACGATTATACGGAAATGTAGCGATAATTAACGGCAGGTCACAATATCTTATGGGGGATAAAATACTCGGAGAAGTTTACCATACTGAAATATGGATAAAAGAAAAGGGGAAGTGGATGTTTGATGGCTGGCAAGGGACATATACTAAAGGCACACAGACAACCTTTAAGCCTCAATAA